One Acutalibacter muris DNA window includes the following coding sequences:
- a CDS encoding S66 peptidase family protein: MRAKPLSKNGVIGLCSPSHVPLYEAAPGQEIPWSREYKNMIAGMEAEGFSVVQAKNMYKDTWGFLASDEERGADFNQLAADKRIEYILFGGGEGAPEVLPYLDFGLFKANPKRICSYSDGTSILNAIWANTGLETYYGQNPAVFTGWTDYNKRHFEGHILSDNMTAHEKNSEWITCTGGAGEGVLVGGYTMNFALLLGTEYFPVDNTEPHILFLEDHEKFGGPDHVSALLGYIEQSDFMRSVKGLIFGNFCDRPCPELCARLKVLGERHHIPTVYCDDFGHGENHAILPIGRRARLDADRGELCYL, from the coding sequence ATGAGAGCAAAACCGCTGAGTAAAAACGGTGTTATAGGCCTGTGCTCCCCGAGCCATGTGCCGCTGTATGAAGCTGCGCCCGGTCAGGAAATACCCTGGTCCCGGGAGTACAAGAATATGATTGCGGGCATGGAGGCGGAGGGCTTCTCCGTGGTCCAGGCCAAAAATATGTACAAGGACACCTGGGGCTTCCTGGCCTCCGACGAGGAACGGGGCGCTGATTTCAACCAGCTTGCCGCTGACAAGAGGATTGAGTATATCCTGTTCGGCGGCGGCGAGGGCGCGCCGGAGGTGCTGCCGTACCTGGACTTCGGGCTGTTCAAGGCGAACCCCAAGCGCATATGCAGCTACAGCGACGGCACCAGCATACTCAACGCCATCTGGGCCAACACCGGCCTTGAGACCTACTACGGCCAGAACCCCGCCGTGTTCACCGGCTGGACGGACTACAATAAGCGCCACTTTGAGGGGCATATTTTAAGCGACAACATGACCGCCCACGAGAAGAACTCAGAGTGGATAACCTGCACCGGCGGGGCCGGGGAGGGCGTCTTGGTGGGCGGCTACACCATGAACTTTGCGCTGCTGCTGGGCACAGAATATTTCCCGGTGGACAATACCGAGCCCCATATACTGTTCCTTGAGGACCACGAGAAGTTCGGCGGGCCGGACCATGTGAGCGCCCTGCTGGGATATATCGAGCAGAGCGATTTCATGAGGTCCGTCAAAGGGCTAATCTTCGGAAACTTTTGCGACAGGCCCTGCCCGGAGCTGTGCGCCCGCCTAAAGGTGCTTGGGGAGCGGCACCATATACCCACGGTGTACTGCGATGACTTTGGCCACGGGGAGAACCACGCCATACTGCCCATTGGGAGAAGGGCGCGGCTGGACGCGGACAGGGGAGAACTTTGCTATCTGTAA
- a CDS encoding response regulator transcription factor has product MYRILVVDDEEKIRALIRKYAEFEGHKITEAENGMQAVELCRRDPGAFDIIIMDVMMPELDGFSAAAEIKKTCQAPVLMLSARGEEYDKIHGFELGADDYVVKPFSPKELMLRINAIMNRVRPSIAQPRQTESFGGLTVDLGARTVSVDGQRVELSPKEYDLLTYLMKNKGLALTREQLLTNVWGYDFYGDDRTLDTHIKLLRKRLGPYSGFIVTLRGVGYRFEAPDV; this is encoded by the coding sequence ATGTACCGCATACTAGTAGTAGACGACGAGGAAAAAATCCGCGCCCTTATCCGCAAATATGCAGAGTTCGAGGGCCACAAGATAACGGAGGCCGAGAACGGTATGCAGGCCGTGGAGCTGTGCCGGAGAGACCCCGGAGCCTTTGACATAATTATCATGGACGTGATGATGCCGGAGCTTGACGGCTTCTCCGCCGCCGCGGAGATAAAAAAGACCTGCCAAGCACCCGTGCTTATGCTCTCGGCCCGGGGGGAGGAATACGACAAGATACACGGCTTCGAGCTGGGGGCGGATGACTACGTGGTAAAGCCCTTCTCCCCCAAGGAGCTTATGCTGCGCATAAACGCCATAATGAACAGGGTGCGCCCCTCTATAGCCCAGCCCCGGCAGACAGAGAGCTTCGGGGGTCTGACGGTGGACCTCGGGGCCCGGACGGTCTCGGTGGACGGCCAGCGTGTGGAGCTCTCCCCAAAGGAGTATGACCTTTTGACGTACCTGATGAAGAATAAGGGGCTGGCCCTCACCAGGGAGCAGCTGCTGACAAACGTCTGGGGCTATGACTTCTATGGCGACGACCGTACCCTGGACACCCACATTAAGCTCCTGCGCAAGCGGCTGGGCCCTTACAGCGGCTTTATCGTCACCCTTAGGGGAGTGGGGTACAGGTTCGAGGCCCCGGACGTATGA
- a CDS encoding GNAT family N-acetyltransferase, with protein sequence MEIRKASPADLPMVGFITRRTIQEVYPHYYPRGAVEFFLDWHKDKSILPDIEREEVYLLFDGGMAAGTVTLHGEEITRLYVQPGLQGRGYGRALLDFAERSIGERYGKIRLEASLPAAVLYWKRGYRVVDALTETTEHGDVLCWDVMEKPWGSANLCGDFDSFCKAGLADLYGPIGNYNLFMSCEEPDPGAFRELPEGYSIRPCWRDEVDLWAETAAEKQYATYVLDYYKRVYAKNEEEFFRRCLLLWDESGRPAGTCLTWPAYGRVNTLGWFRVLPEHEGKGLGRALLTKILRGADMPVYLHTQPTSVRAIKLYSDFGFRFITGPAIGHRRNDLDLSLPLLRRVMAGADYERLRFTETDGALHNAALSSEQSEF encoded by the coding sequence ATGGAAATAAGAAAAGCAAGCCCCGCCGACCTGCCCATGGTGGGCTTCATAACCCGGCGGACCATACAGGAGGTGTACCCACACTACTACCCCCGGGGCGCGGTGGAATTCTTCCTTGACTGGCATAAGGACAAAAGCATACTGCCCGACATAGAGCGGGAGGAGGTGTACCTGCTGTTCGACGGCGGCATGGCGGCGGGCACGGTCACTCTCCACGGGGAGGAGATTACCCGGCTGTATGTGCAGCCCGGGCTCCAGGGCCGGGGGTATGGCCGGGCGCTGCTGGACTTTGCGGAGAGGTCTATCGGGGAGAGGTACGGAAAAATAAGGCTGGAGGCCTCTCTTCCAGCGGCGGTGCTATACTGGAAACGGGGCTATAGGGTGGTGGACGCGCTCACCGAGACCACAGAGCACGGAGACGTGCTCTGCTGGGACGTTATGGAAAAGCCCTGGGGGTCCGCCAATCTCTGCGGGGACTTTGACTCCTTCTGCAAAGCCGGACTTGCGGACCTCTACGGGCCCATCGGAAATTACAACCTGTTCATGTCCTGCGAGGAGCCTGACCCTGGCGCTTTCCGGGAGCTCCCGGAGGGATATTCCATAAGGCCCTGCTGGCGAGACGAAGTTGACCTCTGGGCCGAGACCGCCGCAGAGAAGCAGTACGCGACCTATGTCTTGGATTACTATAAGAGGGTATACGCCAAAAACGAGGAGGAGTTTTTCCGCCGCTGCCTGCTCCTTTGGGACGAAAGCGGCAGGCCTGCGGGTACCTGCCTTACCTGGCCCGCCTATGGAAGGGTGAATACCCTGGGCTGGTTCCGGGTTCTGCCGGAGCATGAGGGAAAGGGTCTTGGGCGGGCCCTGCTTACTAAGATACTGCGCGGGGCGGATATGCCCGTTTACCTGCATACCCAGCCCACGTCGGTGCGGGCCATAAAACTCTATTCGGATTTCGGGTTCCGGTTCATTACCGGCCCGGCGATAGGCCACAGGAGGAACGACCTGGACCTGAGCCTGCCCCTTCTGCGCCGGGTCATGGCCGGGGCCGATTATGAGCGCCTTCGGTTTACAGAGACTGACGGCGCGCTGCACAACGCGGCGCTATCCAGCGAGCAGTCAGAATTTTAG
- a CDS encoding PFL family protein, whose amino-acid sequence MNTNEILETINMIDNENLDVRTITMGISLLDCAGPDPDAAATKVYDKICRYAQDLVKTGEDISRQYGIPIINKRISVTPVAMVAGACPGASPLRFAKALDKAAHTVGVNFIGGYSALVQKGFGPGDYALMESIPQALSETELVCSSVNIGSTKAGINMDAVAKMGKIVKRTAEFTADRECIGAAKLVVFCNAPEDNPFMAGAFHGPGEPDCVINVGVSGPGVVRAAIEKEGGGRSLAEIAELIKRTAFKITRMGQLVAQEASRRLNVPFGIVDLSLAPTPAIGDSVAHILEGMGLEQCGAFGTTAALALLNDAVKKGGVMASSSVGGLSGAFIPVTEDAGMIDAARSGCLTLNKLEAMTAVCSVGLDMIVIPGDVTPEIISGIIADEAAIGMVNSKTTAVRVIPAVGKSAGEELDFGGLLGRGPVMPVNMASPAEFISRGGRIPAPLQSLKN is encoded by the coding sequence TTGAATACAAATGAGATATTAGAGACCATAAACATGATAGACAACGAGAACCTGGACGTGCGCACCATCACCATGGGTATCTCCCTTCTGGACTGCGCGGGCCCGGACCCGGACGCTGCGGCCACTAAGGTATATGACAAGATATGCCGGTACGCTCAGGACCTGGTGAAGACCGGCGAGGACATAAGCAGGCAGTACGGCATACCCATCATCAATAAGCGCATCTCCGTCACGCCTGTCGCCATGGTGGCGGGGGCCTGCCCCGGTGCTTCGCCCCTGCGTTTTGCAAAGGCCCTGGATAAGGCCGCCCACACCGTTGGGGTCAATTTTATCGGCGGGTACTCGGCCCTGGTGCAAAAGGGTTTCGGCCCCGGGGACTACGCCCTTATGGAGAGCATACCCCAGGCCCTGTCGGAGACGGAGCTGGTCTGCTCCTCGGTGAACATAGGCAGCACAAAGGCCGGGATAAATATGGACGCCGTGGCGAAGATGGGCAAAATAGTCAAGCGCACAGCGGAGTTTACGGCGGATAGGGAGTGCATAGGCGCGGCAAAGCTGGTGGTCTTCTGCAACGCCCCCGAGGACAACCCCTTCATGGCCGGGGCCTTCCACGGGCCCGGGGAGCCGGACTGCGTGATAAATGTGGGGGTCTCGGGCCCAGGCGTGGTCCGGGCAGCCATAGAGAAAGAGGGCGGGGGAAGGAGCCTTGCGGAGATAGCGGAGCTCATAAAGCGCACGGCCTTCAAAATAACCCGCATGGGCCAGCTGGTGGCGCAGGAGGCCTCCCGGCGGCTCAACGTGCCCTTCGGCATAGTGGACCTGTCTTTGGCCCCCACCCCTGCTATTGGCGACAGTGTGGCCCACATTTTAGAGGGCATGGGCCTTGAGCAGTGCGGGGCCTTCGGCACCACGGCGGCCCTGGCCCTCTTAAACGACGCGGTGAAGAAGGGCGGCGTGATGGCCTCCTCCAGCGTCGGCGGGCTCTCTGGGGCGTTTATCCCGGTGACCGAGGATGCGGGCATGATAGACGCGGCCAGAAGCGGCTGCCTGACCCTCAACAAGCTGGAGGCTATGACGGCGGTGTGCTCGGTGGGCCTTGACATGATAGTGATACCCGGGGACGTGACCCCGGAGATAATCTCGGGTATTATAGCGGACGAGGCGGCTATCGGCATGGTGAACAGCAAGACCACCGCCGTGCGGGTGATACCCGCCGTGGGCAAGTCCGCCGGGGAGGAGCTGGACTTCGGCGGGCTGCTGGGCCGGGGACCGGTGATGCCGGTGAACATGGCGAGCCCGGCGGAGTTTATTTCCCGGGGCGGGCGGATACCCGCGCCGCTGCAGAGTTTGAAGAATTAG
- a CDS encoding putative signal transducing protein yields MENLNSQETGFELLAEKDAMWAEMLMQALKDNDVPCAAVPVHGAGLVMKTGMRERLKVYVAADKAAQAGEILEELFGGTE; encoded by the coding sequence ATGGAAAATTTAAATTCACAGGAGACCGGTTTTGAGCTTCTTGCGGAGAAGGACGCTATGTGGGCCGAAATGCTCATGCAGGCTTTGAAGGACAACGACGTTCCCTGTGCTGCCGTGCCTGTGCATGGAGCGGGGCTTGTCATGAAGACCGGCATGAGGGAGCGGCTGAAGGTCTATGTGGCAGCCGATAAGGCGGCCCAGGCCGGGGAGATATTGGAGGAGCTTTTTGGGGGGACAGAGTAA
- a CDS encoding Mrp/NBP35 family ATP-binding protein — protein MSENIENCTHDCSSCGADCPSRQDPESLIEPQNALSNVKKVIGVVSGKGGVGKSLVTSMLATTLRRRECSVGILDADITGPSIPKCFGLKGRATADENGMYPIITKTGIKVMSINLLLEEETAPVVWRGPVIAGAIKQFWTDVVWGDVDYMFVDMPPGTGDVPLTVFQSLPLAGIIIVASPQELVGMIVSKAVEMAKLMEVPVLGLVENMSYFKCPDCGKEIKLFGESHIDEVAAKYGLKVMGKLPIDPTLASACDRGIIELFGGDWLEGAADAIEEQG, from the coding sequence ATGAGCGAAAACATCGAAAACTGCACACACGACTGTTCCTCCTGCGGGGCGGACTGCCCCTCCCGTCAGGACCCGGAGAGCCTGATCGAGCCCCAGAACGCATTGAGCAACGTGAAGAAGGTTATCGGCGTTGTCAGCGGCAAGGGGGGTGTGGGCAAGTCCCTGGTGACTTCTATGCTGGCCACCACCCTGCGGCGGCGGGAGTGCTCGGTGGGTATACTGGACGCGGACATCACCGGGCCCAGCATACCAAAGTGCTTCGGCTTAAAGGGCCGGGCCACGGCGGATGAGAACGGTATGTACCCCATCATCACCAAGACCGGGATAAAGGTCATGAGCATAAACCTGCTTTTGGAGGAGGAGACCGCGCCGGTGGTATGGCGGGGGCCGGTTATAGCCGGGGCCATCAAGCAGTTCTGGACGGACGTTGTGTGGGGGGACGTGGATTATATGTTCGTGGATATGCCCCCCGGGACCGGGGACGTGCCGCTGACGGTGTTCCAGTCCCTGCCGCTGGCGGGTATCATTATTGTGGCTTCGCCCCAGGAACTGGTGGGGATGATAGTTTCCAAGGCCGTGGAGATGGCGAAGCTGATGGAGGTGCCTGTGCTGGGGCTTGTGGAGAACATGAGCTATTTCAAGTGCCCGGACTGCGGCAAGGAGATAAAGCTGTTCGGCGAGAGCCATATTGACGAGGTCGCGGCCAAATACGGCCTCAAGGTCATGGGCAAGCTGCCCATAGACCCGACGCTGGCTAGCGCCTGTGACCGAGGAATAATCGAGCTGTTCGGCGGCGACTGGCTGGAGGGCGCCGCAGACGCTATCGAGGAGCAGGGGTAA
- a CDS encoding sensor histidine kinase produces MRWRTRKRTGIRTQMAAGFGIFALCTVTLLWVFQIFLLTPFYQAIKTQEAGRISRQVIKELDGGELAPAAYALCARTGASIFVSDELGREYVGYKYGFSESLAYDLTRRERAALFEEVNLMGGEYTRIFSDRLLLYAVTVRTPAENHRLVVIETEITPLDSTVETLTVQLICLTLILLPLGIALAVAISRRIAKPITEINESAKRLGEGDYSVRFGGRGSREVGELADTLNFAAEELSKTDGLRRELLANVSHDLRTPLTMIKGYAEVMRDLPGENTPENVQIIIDEAGRLNDLVNDLLDLSRLQAGVLEISRERFDLTGSIKEILTRYDKLADFSFPFEPEENIYVMADKLKISQVVYNLVNNAVNYAGADKTVALTQEVIGNDVRISVTDTGEGIPQDKLRDIWDRYYKVDQEHRRAQVGTGLGLSIVKNVLDLHGGSYGVISELGKGSTFWFQLPIDKERNDENESKTAE; encoded by the coding sequence ATGAGGTGGCGCACGCGAAAGCGGACAGGCATACGCACCCAGATGGCGGCGGGCTTCGGCATATTCGCCCTCTGCACCGTGACCCTTCTGTGGGTGTTCCAGATATTCCTCCTGACCCCCTTCTATCAGGCCATCAAGACCCAGGAGGCCGGGCGCATATCCCGGCAGGTGATAAAAGAGCTGGACGGCGGGGAGCTGGCCCCTGCGGCCTATGCCCTCTGCGCCAGGACCGGGGCCAGCATCTTTGTCAGCGACGAGCTGGGGCGGGAGTATGTGGGCTATAAGTACGGCTTTTCCGAGAGCCTTGCCTATGACCTGACCCGCCGGGAGCGGGCCGCGCTCTTTGAGGAGGTGAACCTCATGGGCGGGGAGTACACTAGGATATTCAGCGACCGGCTCCTGCTCTACGCGGTGACCGTGCGCACCCCGGCGGAAAACCATAGGCTGGTGGTGATAGAGACGGAGATAACCCCCCTGGACTCCACGGTGGAGACCCTCACGGTGCAGCTTATCTGCCTGACGCTGATACTCCTGCCTCTGGGGATAGCGCTGGCCGTGGCGATATCCCGGCGCATAGCAAAGCCCATCACCGAGATAAACGAATCCGCAAAGCGGCTGGGCGAGGGGGATTATTCCGTGCGCTTCGGCGGCAGGGGCTCCCGGGAGGTGGGGGAGCTTGCCGACACCCTGAACTTTGCGGCGGAGGAACTTTCAAAGACCGACGGCCTTCGCCGGGAACTCTTGGCCAACGTCTCCCACGACCTGCGCACGCCGCTGACCATGATAAAGGGCTATGCCGAGGTCATGCGGGACCTGCCCGGGGAGAACACCCCGGAGAACGTGCAGATAATCATCGACGAGGCGGGACGGCTCAACGACCTTGTAAACGACCTTCTGGACCTGTCCCGGCTGCAGGCCGGGGTCCTGGAGATCTCAAGGGAGCGCTTTGACCTGACAGGCAGTATAAAGGAGATACTGACCCGCTATGACAAGCTGGCGGACTTTAGTTTCCCCTTTGAGCCGGAGGAAAATATATATGTTATGGCGGACAAGCTAAAGATATCCCAGGTGGTGTATAATCTCGTGAACAACGCCGTGAACTATGCCGGGGCGGACAAGACCGTGGCCCTCACCCAGGAGGTCATAGGGAATGATGTGCGCATCTCGGTGACGGACACCGGCGAGGGCATACCACAGGACAAGCTCCGGGACATCTGGGACCGCTACTACAAGGTGGACCAGGAGCACAGAAGGGCTCAGGTAGGCACCGGACTGGGGCTGTCCATCGTGAAAAACGTGCTGGACCTGCACGGCGGCAGCTATGGGGTCATAAGCGAGCTGGGGAAGGGCAGCACCTTCTGGTTCCAGCTGCCCATAGATAAGGAAAGGAATGATGAAAATGAGAGCAAAACCGCTGAGTAA
- a CDS encoding phosphoribosylaminoimidazolesuccinocarboxamide synthase has protein sequence MKKIISGKVREVYEVSEDRLAIVTTDRISAFDVILPTPITDKGKVLNSLSSFWFSYTKDIVKNHMVSEDQADMPEELRGPEFEGRTILVKKLKMLPFEFIVRGYLFGSMWKEYQKTGGFCGTKLPEGMKQAEKLPEPLLTPSIKAEEGHDVNVSFEYMAEKLGEEMAQKVCDTALSLYKRCYDYAFERGIIIADTKFEFGLDENGELVVGDEVLTPDSSRFWSREAYKVGVSPESFDKQYLRDWLTENGLDGKTPPPELPEEVVQRTREKYLECRERLVPKG, from the coding sequence ATGAAAAAGATTATCAGCGGCAAGGTGCGCGAGGTTTATGAGGTATCGGAGGACCGGCTTGCCATTGTCACCACCGACCGTATCTCGGCCTTCGACGTGATACTCCCCACACCCATCACCGACAAGGGGAAGGTATTAAACTCCCTGTCCTCCTTCTGGTTCAGCTATACGAAGGATATCGTGAAGAACCACATGGTCTCCGAGGACCAGGCGGATATGCCGGAGGAGCTTCGGGGCCCGGAGTTCGAGGGCCGCACGATACTTGTGAAGAAGCTTAAAATGCTCCCCTTCGAGTTCATCGTGCGCGGTTATCTTTTCGGCTCCATGTGGAAGGAGTACCAGAAGACCGGCGGCTTCTGCGGCACAAAGCTCCCCGAGGGCATGAAGCAGGCCGAAAAGCTCCCCGAGCCCCTCCTTACCCCCTCCATCAAGGCCGAGGAGGGCCACGACGTGAACGTGTCCTTTGAGTATATGGCGGAGAAGCTGGGGGAGGAAATGGCCCAAAAGGTCTGCGATACGGCCCTCAGCCTCTATAAGCGCTGCTATGACTACGCCTTTGAGCGGGGCATAATAATCGCCGACACCAAGTTCGAGTTCGGCCTGGACGAGAACGGCGAGCTGGTGGTGGGCGACGAGGTCCTGACCCCGGACAGCAGCCGCTTCTGGAGCCGGGAGGCGTATAAGGTGGGCGTTTCCCCAGAGAGCTTCGACAAGCAATACCTCCGCGACTGGCTCACAGAAAACGGCCTTGACGGCAAGACCCCGCCCCCGGAGCTGCCGGAGGAGGTGGTGCAGAGAACCCGGGAGAAGTACCTGGAGTGCCGGGAGCGGCTGGTGCCGAAGGGATAA
- the pyk gene encoding pyruvate kinase, which translates to MTRKTKIICTLGPATEEEAVLRRLMLSGMNAARFNFSHLDHQDARKKLDMVERLREELHLPIATLLDTKGPEIRVGNFQDGPIQLHAGDTFTLTTRDVPGTADIVSITYKDLPKDLVPGARVLIDDGLVEMKAQKVSDTDIVCTVINGGRVSNHKGINVPGTKLSMPFISERDRADIIFGIENGFDFIAASFTRTAEDILEIRRILKEYKCHKINIIAKIENMEGVENIDEILRVADGIMVARGDMGVEIPFEDVPVLQKQLIQKSYLAGRQVVTATQMLDSMMKNPRPTRAEATDVANAIYDGTSCIMLSGETAAGDYPVEALETMVRIAEKAEESIDYIHRFNSRDNSDIAFDVTNAISHATCTTAHDLGARAIITVTKSGVTARQLSKFRPLYPIVGCTTEEHVCRQLNLSWGVTPLLIAEESDTDTLFDHAVDAAQQAGVVQNGDIVVITAGMPLGVSGTTNMMKVHVVGHVLLTGTGVTEKSVSARLCVCRHLEDIPGRFRDGDILVVPETDNTIVEYLRRASGIITEQEGLNTHAAISGLAMDKPVITGAEHATRILKGGAVVTLDAKTGRVSVC; encoded by the coding sequence ATGACCAGAAAAACCAAAATAATCTGCACGCTTGGCCCCGCCACAGAGGAGGAAGCCGTACTGCGCAGGCTTATGCTCTCCGGCATGAACGCCGCCCGCTTCAACTTCTCACACCTGGACCATCAGGATGCGCGGAAGAAGCTGGACATGGTGGAGCGCCTTAGAGAGGAGCTGCACCTGCCCATCGCCACCCTCCTCGACACCAAGGGCCCGGAGATAAGGGTGGGCAACTTCCAGGACGGTCCCATACAGCTTCACGCCGGGGACACCTTCACCCTCACCACCCGCGACGTGCCCGGCACCGCAGATATCGTCTCAATAACCTATAAGGACCTTCCGAAGGACCTTGTCCCCGGCGCGAGGGTCCTCATCGACGACGGCCTTGTAGAGATGAAGGCCCAGAAGGTCAGCGACACGGACATAGTCTGCACCGTCATAAACGGCGGGAGGGTCTCAAACCACAAGGGCATAAACGTGCCGGGGACAAAGCTCTCCATGCCCTTTATCAGCGAGAGGGACCGGGCGGATATCATCTTCGGCATAGAGAACGGCTTCGACTTCATTGCCGCCTCCTTCACCCGCACGGCCGAGGACATACTGGAGATACGCCGGATACTGAAAGAATATAAGTGCCACAAAATAAATATTATAGCGAAAATTGAGAACATGGAGGGCGTTGAGAATATTGACGAGATACTGCGGGTCGCCGACGGCATAATGGTCGCCCGGGGCGACATGGGCGTGGAGATACCCTTCGAGGATGTGCCCGTGCTGCAAAAGCAGCTTATACAGAAGTCCTACCTTGCGGGCAGGCAGGTGGTCACCGCTACCCAGATGCTGGACTCCATGATGAAGAACCCACGCCCCACACGGGCCGAGGCCACGGACGTGGCAAACGCCATCTACGACGGCACCAGCTGCATAATGCTCTCCGGCGAGACCGCCGCGGGGGATTACCCGGTGGAGGCCCTTGAGACCATGGTGCGCATCGCCGAGAAGGCCGAAGAGAGCATCGACTATATCCACCGCTTCAACTCCCGGGACAACAGCGACATCGCCTTCGACGTGACCAACGCCATCTCCCACGCCACCTGCACCACCGCCCACGACCTGGGGGCCCGGGCCATCATCACCGTCACAAAGTCCGGCGTGACCGCCCGGCAGCTCTCGAAGTTCCGTCCCCTCTATCCCATCGTGGGCTGCACCACCGAGGAGCATGTCTGCCGCCAGCTTAACCTCTCCTGGGGCGTTACCCCTCTGCTCATCGCCGAGGAGAGCGACACCGACACGCTCTTTGACCACGCGGTGGACGCCGCCCAGCAGGCCGGGGTTGTGCAGAACGGCGACATTGTTGTTATCACCGCCGGTATGCCCCTGGGGGTTTCCGGCACCACCAACATGATGAAGGTCCACGTGGTGGGCCATGTGCTGCTTACCGGCACGGGAGTTACCGAAAAGTCAGTTTCAGCCAGACTCTGCGTATGCAGGCACCTGGAGGATATCCCGGGGCGGTTCAGGGACGGCGACATTCTGGTGGTGCCCGAAACGGACAACACCATAGTAGAGTACCTGCGCCGCGCCTCGGGCATCATTACCGAACAGGAGGGACTCAACACCCACGCGGCCATATCCGGCCTTGCCATGGATAAGCCGGTGATAACCGGCGCGGAGCACGCCACGCGCATACTAAAGGGCGGCGCGGTGGTGACGCTGGACGCCAAGACCGGGAGGGTAAGCGTGTGCTGA
- a CDS encoding DUF4364 family protein, whose product MDKDAFTGGVDPGGLWTKNDIRILICYILASVNAPLTGEDISGIMQGKALANYFETGDALAGLEGLGHISSTPEGYVIEPTGREIALSLDTGLPLAVRDKALAAAVSLLARARAKRENRVETEDLENGCRVRCVISGGDGGDLMELGLYVADRAQARVIEENFYKDPEGVYQLLLAALTGDREFAREYFS is encoded by the coding sequence ATGGACAAGGACGCATTTACCGGTGGTGTTGACCCCGGCGGGCTCTGGACGAAGAACGATATACGCATACTCATCTGCTATATCCTCGCAAGCGTCAACGCGCCCCTTACGGGGGAGGACATATCAGGCATTATGCAGGGCAAGGCCCTAGCAAACTATTTCGAGACCGGTGACGCTTTGGCTGGCCTTGAGGGGCTGGGGCATATCAGCAGCACCCCCGAGGGCTATGTGATAGAGCCCACAGGCCGGGAGATAGCTCTTAGTCTTGATACCGGCCTGCCGCTGGCAGTGAGGGATAAGGCCCTGGCGGCGGCGGTGTCTCTGCTGGCAAGGGCCCGGGCCAAGAGGGAGAACCGCGTGGAGACAGAGGACCTGGAAAACGGCTGCCGGGTGCGGTGCGTTATCTCCGGCGGGGACGGCGGGGACCTGATGGAGCTGGGGCTGTACGTGGCCGACCGGGCCCAGGCCCGGGTGATAGAGGAGAATTTCTATAAGGACCCGGAGGGGGTCTACCAGCTTCTGCTGGCTGCCCTGACCGGCGACAGGGAATTCGCCAGGGAATATTTCAGTTAA